The following nucleotide sequence is from Thermotoga sp..
AATGAGCCTTCCCTCTGGTTTTCCCTCGGCACCTTCCAGGATGATCTCGTAGGTTTCAGGGTACATCCTGGGTACGATTTGAATCGATTCTTTCCGACCATCTCTGACGACTATCAGTTTCACAGGAAGTCCTTTCTTGATCTCATCGGATATGATAGCGGTATCGAAGGCGATCTTTCCGTTCACAGAGTAAATGATGTCTCCTTTCATTAAACCTGCTTCTTCTGCGGGACTGTCCGGAAGGACCTCTCCCACACCAGGAAAGGCGATTCCCCACTGAAGCGTTATGGGGAGAAAAAGAACGTAGCCCGCAACAATGGAAAAGAGGGGGCCCGCCAGGGTTATCAGAAGTCTTTGCCATGCTGGTTTAGCGTAGAAACTTTTTTCTCTCTCCTCCTCCATCACCTCTTCCCCTTCTTCTCCCAGCATTCTGACGTATCCGCCTATGGGAAAGACGTTGAACCTGAAGGTGGTCTCTTTTCCTTTCACAGAAAAAATCTTGGGTCCAAATCCTAGGGCAAACTCCAGGACTTTCACCTTGAAAAGCCTTGCAAACAGGTAATGCCCAAGCTCATGAACCATGATCACACCGGTGAGTATCAAGACGAAATAGATGATAACCATTCTGTCACCCTCTCTGCCGTTTTCTGGGCCTCGGCGTGGATCTGTTCCACTTCCTCCAGATTCCGCGGTTCTGGATACCCATCGAGTTTCTCGAGGGTCTTCTCTATGATCCTGTGTATTCCTCCAAACTTTATTCTACCTTTCAGAAACGCATCGACCGCTACCTCGTCCGCCGCGTTGAAGGCCGTCCTGAGAGTGTAAGAGTCCTTTATTCGGTTTAGCAGAAAGAAAGCCGGGTATCTTTTCGGATCGATCGGCTCGAAAGAGATCTTCATCGTTTCAAGGGAAAAAGACTCGAGAGTAGCACGCTTTGGATAGAGAAGAGAATAACTTATGGGAATTCTCATATCGGGCAACGAAACCACCATCTTCACGTTCCCATCAGGTAGTATCACAACTCCATGGACCAGACCTTCCCTGTGTATTTTCACGTCTATCTTCTCAAAGGGCAGGTCAAAGAACTCCATCGCTTCCAGTACCTCGAAAGCCTTGTTCACCATCGTAGCAGAATCCACCGTGATACGCGTCCCCATGTTCCAGACAGGATGCTTCAATACGTCGCCCGGCGTCGCAGATTCCATTCTTTCCGGATCCCAGTCTCTGAGAGCACCTCCCGATGCTGTCAAAACAATCTTTTGGACATCCGGTTCGATCACCTGGAATATGGCACTGTGTTCACTATCCACGGGGATCAGTTCAACTCTTTTCTCCTTTAGCTTCTCTTTCACAAGAAAGCCTCCACACACGAGGGATTCTTTGTTTGCAAGGCATACCCTTCTGGAGTGTTCCAGCGCTACCAGAACGGCTTTCAAACCGCTGAAGCCGGACACCGCCACCATCGTGATGTCCGGTTTTAACACTTCCATCATCTCTTCC
It contains:
- a CDS encoding site-2 protease family protein, producing MVIIYFVLILTGVIMVHELGHYLFARLFKVKVLEFALGFGPKIFSVKGKETTFRFNVFPIGGYVRMLGEEGEEVMEEEREKSFYAKPAWQRLLITLAGPLFSIVAGYVLFLPITLQWGIAFPGVGEVLPDSPAEEAGLMKGDIIYSVNGKIAFDTAIISDEIKKGLPVKLIVVRDGRKESIQIVPRMYPETYEIILEGAEGKPEGRLISVNGDRDLSILKDYVNEYVTLEFEKSTVRGILKQFN
- the dxr gene encoding 1-deoxy-D-xylulose-5-phosphate reductoisomerase, producing MEERTLVILGATGSIGTQTLDVLRKIDGIRLVGISFHTNVDSARKIVREFRVKNVAVTSDVSFECDAKVWKGPHALEEMMEVLKPDITMVAVSGFSGLKAVLVALEHSRRVCLANKESLVCGGFLVKEKLKEKRVELIPVDSEHSAIFQVIEPDVQKIVLTASGGALRDWDPERMESATPGDVLKHPVWNMGTRITVDSATMVNKAFEVLEAMEFFDLPFEKIDVKIHREGLVHGVVILPDGNVKMVVSLPDMRIPISYSLLYPKRATLESFSLETMKISFEPIDPKRYPAFFLLNRIKDSYTLRTAFNAADEVAVDAFLKGRIKFGGIHRIIEKTLEKLDGYPEPRNLEEVEQIHAEAQKTAERVTEWLSSISS